Proteins encoded by one window of Grus americana isolate bGruAme1 chromosome 7, bGruAme1.mat, whole genome shotgun sequence:
- the LOC129208708 gene encoding ral guanine nucleotide dissociation stimulator-like 3, which produces MTQTASMRSAQETFLRARSWKLTTEVPRSLTRWAAFSPPRPQTLPSPKAERALGLEGDAARPAWVPPLPGGGAPRRASCPSCHTNKEALAIIYRDTSSPPQQTRKVTGAERPAPPPAPGKGHGPPPTPSPPAAPPKRMSLLRDERRPLSALKPSRNRWGDIMFTQFSYLQQDPWPYRSLMLLLIFLVELLFWIIPLEVIIVGKAPALSSVHGFCYVGPFKVDQSLVTLH; this is translated from the exons aaacatttttaagagcAAGGTCATGGAAGCTGACCACAGAGGTGCCTCGCTCACTCACTCGCTGGGCTGCATTCTCACCTCCCCGACCGCAGACCCTTCCTTCCCCGAAGGCCGAGCGGGCTCTCGGGCTGGAAGGAGACGCAGCCCGGCCCGCCTGGGTGCCCCCgctcccaggaggaggagcCCCGCGCCGagcctcctgcccctcctgccaCACCAACAAAGAGGCCCTCGCCATTATCTACCGAGACACCTCCAGCCCCCCGCAGCAGACACGGAAGGTCACCGGAGCGGAGAGACCCGcaccgccgcccgcccccgggAAAGGGCACGGGCCGCCCCCGACTCCCTCCCCGCCCGCTGCCCCGCCGAAAC ggatgTCCCTGCTTAGAGACGAAAGGAGGCCCCTCAGTGCCTTGAAGCCAT CAAGAAACAGGTGGGGTGACATCATGTTCACCCAGTTCAGTTATTTGCAGCAAGACCCGTGGCCTTACAGATCACTGATGTTACTCCTGATCTTTTTGGTGGAGTTATTGTTCTGGATCATCCCATTAGAG GTGATCATAGTTGGAAAAGCCCCTGCACTATCCTCTGTTCATGGCTTCTGCTACGTGGGACCATTCAAAGTTGACCAAAGTTTAGTGACCTTACACTGA